A stretch of the Synechocystis sp. PCC 7338 genome encodes the following:
- the proB gene encoding glutamate 5-kinase — MAMQPQTLVIKIGTSSLARPETGQLALSTIAALVETLCKLINQGHRVVLVSSGAVGVGCSRLGLTERPKKMAFKQAIAAVGQGRLMRTYDDFFSSLQQPIAQILLTRRELIERTAYVNVYNTFQALFELGVIAIVNENDTVAIDELKFGDNDTLSALVASLVEADWLFLLTDVDRLYSSDPRLDPQAYPIALVKATELAQLQVRTDSTGSAWGTGGMATKITAARIATGSGVRTVITHGQKPEQILAILQGADLGTQFEAQPRSDNARKRWIAYGLVPTGKIVIDAGAVQALKNRGKSLLAIGVIAMEGEFSATDAVVICDPQGQELGRGLVNYNCNELEKIKGLHSEAIATVLGYVGPDTVVHRDNLVLQEN, encoded by the coding sequence ATGGCAATGCAACCCCAAACTTTGGTAATTAAAATTGGTACTTCTAGCCTAGCTCGCCCGGAAACTGGGCAGTTGGCCCTGTCCACCATTGCCGCTTTGGTGGAAACTTTGTGCAAGTTAATCAACCAGGGTCACCGGGTGGTGCTAGTCTCCTCCGGGGCAGTGGGGGTGGGATGTAGTCGTTTGGGTTTGACGGAAAGACCGAAAAAAATGGCCTTTAAACAGGCGATCGCCGCGGTGGGCCAGGGCAGATTAATGCGGACCTATGACGACTTTTTTAGTAGTCTTCAGCAACCCATTGCCCAAATTTTGCTCACCAGGAGAGAATTAATTGAGCGCACCGCCTATGTCAACGTCTACAACACTTTCCAAGCTCTGTTTGAGTTGGGGGTAATCGCCATTGTCAATGAAAACGACACAGTGGCGATCGATGAACTGAAATTTGGCGACAATGATACCCTATCGGCTTTAGTGGCCAGCTTGGTGGAGGCGGATTGGTTATTTTTGCTCACTGACGTTGACCGCCTTTATTCCAGCGATCCCCGTTTAGATCCCCAAGCCTATCCTATTGCCCTGGTCAAGGCCACGGAATTGGCCCAACTACAAGTCCGCACCGATAGCACCGGTTCTGCCTGGGGGACCGGCGGCATGGCCACCAAAATTACCGCCGCCCGCATTGCTACGGGGTCCGGGGTCCGCACCGTCATCACCCATGGCCAAAAGCCTGAGCAAATTCTAGCCATCCTCCAGGGAGCCGACTTAGGTACTCAGTTTGAAGCCCAACCCCGCTCCGACAATGCCCGTAAACGTTGGATAGCTTATGGTTTAGTGCCCACCGGAAAAATTGTTATTGACGCTGGGGCAGTGCAAGCTCTTAAAAACAGGGGCAAGTCGCTGTTGGCGATCGGGGTCATTGCCATGGAAGGGGAATTCAGTGCCACCGATGCCGTTGTGATTTGTGATCCCCAGGGGCAAGAACTTGGAAGGGGGTTGGTTAATTACAATTGCAACGAGCTAGAAAAAATCAAAGGACTCCACTCCGAGGCGATCGCCACAGTGTTAGGTTACGTAGGGCCAGATACGGTAGTCCATCGGGATAATTTGGTATTGCAAGAAAATTAA
- a CDS encoding photosystem II reaction center protein J: MFAEGRIPLWVVGVVAGIGAIGVLGLFFYGAYAGLGSSM, encoded by the coding sequence ATGTTCGCAGAAGGCAGAATCCCTTTGTGGGTGGTGGGTGTAGTGGCTGGCATTGGAGCCATTGGTGTCCTAGGTTTATTTTTCTACGGAGCCTATGCTGGTTTAGGTTCTTCCATGTAA
- a CDS encoding rubredoxin, translating to MSERPPEKTLAELASPNHECRACGYVYIPSQGDQKTNISPGTPFEALPLNWKCPVCGAPRNYFMSTGETDAPSGFAENLNYGFGFNRMSSGKKNLLIFGSLFVIFLFFLSLYGMG from the coding sequence ATGAGTGAGCGTCCCCCCGAAAAGACCCTGGCGGAGTTGGCATCCCCAAACCATGAATGCCGGGCCTGCGGCTATGTTTACATTCCCAGCCAAGGGGATCAAAAGACCAATATCTCCCCCGGTACTCCCTTTGAGGCCTTACCCCTTAATTGGAAATGTCCAGTGTGTGGTGCTCCCCGTAACTACTTCATGAGCACGGGGGAAACCGATGCTCCCTCTGGTTTTGCCGAGAACCTTAACTACGGTTTTGGTTTTAACCGTATGAGTAGTGGCAAAAAGAATTTGCTGATTTTTGGTAGTCTTTTTGTCATTTTCCTATTTTTCCTGAGCCTTTACGGCATGGGATAA
- a CDS encoding 2TM domain-containing protein produces the protein MPPRWPRKPDRNDPAFRRLDDRMNFAVHVAVFLAINSGLWFFHNLNKADWSWLTPLSGIWLGGLLLHLLYIAVIADYSPATGKS, from the coding sequence ATGCCTCCCCGTTGGCCCCGTAAACCCGACCGTAATGATCCCGCCTTTCGTCGTTTAGATGATCGTATGAATTTTGCTGTCCATGTGGCGGTATTTTTGGCGATTAATTCTGGTCTATGGTTTTTCCATAACTTAAACAAGGCCGATTGGTCTTGGTTGACGCCCCTTTCCGGCATCTGGCTGGGGGGTTTGCTTTTGCACCTGTTATACATTGCCGTTATTGCCGATTATTCCCCTGCCACTGGTAAGAGTTAA
- the dxs gene encoding 1-deoxy-D-xylulose-5-phosphate synthase, with protein sequence MHISELTHPNQLKGLSIRELEEVSRQIREKHLQTVATSGGHLGPGLGVVELTVALYSTLDLDKDRVIWDVGHQAYPHKMLTGRYHDFHTLRQKEGVAGYLKRSESKFDHFGAGHASTSISAGLGMALARDAKGEDFKVVSIIGDGALTGGMALEAINHAGHLPHTRLMVVLNDNEMSISPNVGAISRYLNKVRLSSPMQFLTDNLEEQIKHLPFLGDSLTPEMERVKEGMKRLVVPKVGAVIEELGFKYFGPIDGHNLQELIDTFKQAEKVPGPVFVHVSTTKGKGYDLAEKDQVGYHAQSPFNLSTGKAYPSSKPKPPSYSKVFAHTLTTLAKDNPKIMGITAAMATGTGLDKLQAKLPKQYVDVGIAEQHAVTLAAGMACEGMRPVVAIYSTFLQRGYDQIIHDVCIQKLPVFFCLDRAGIVGADGPTHQGMYDIAYLRCIPNLAIMAPKDEAELQQMLVTGVNYTDGAIAMRYPRGNGIGVPLMEEGWEPLEIGKAELLRSGDDVLLLGYGSMVYPALQTAELLHEHGIEATVVNARFVKPLDTEMILPLAQRIGKVVTMEEGCLMGGFGSAVAEALMDNNVLVPLKRLGVPDILVDHATPEQSTVGLGLTPAQMAADIMASLFKVESPVAPRVS encoded by the coding sequence ATGCACATCAGCGAACTGACCCACCCCAACCAGTTAAAGGGTTTATCTATCCGTGAGCTGGAGGAAGTCTCCCGGCAGATCCGAGAAAAGCATTTGCAAACTGTGGCCACCAGCGGTGGTCATCTGGGGCCAGGGTTGGGAGTGGTGGAACTGACAGTGGCGCTTTACTCCACTCTGGATTTGGACAAAGACCGGGTGATTTGGGATGTGGGGCACCAAGCCTATCCCCACAAAATGTTGACAGGACGCTACCACGATTTCCACACCCTGCGACAGAAGGAAGGGGTAGCTGGTTACCTCAAACGTTCTGAAAGTAAGTTTGACCATTTTGGGGCTGGGCACGCTTCCACTAGCATTTCCGCTGGTTTGGGCATGGCCTTAGCTCGGGATGCCAAAGGGGAAGACTTTAAAGTAGTTTCCATCATTGGCGACGGTGCTTTAACCGGGGGCATGGCCCTGGAAGCAATTAACCATGCGGGGCATTTACCCCATACCAGGTTGATGGTGGTGCTCAACGATAACGAAATGTCCATTTCCCCCAATGTGGGAGCCATTTCCCGTTACTTAAACAAGGTGCGCCTTAGCAGTCCGATGCAATTTTTGACGGACAATCTGGAGGAACAAATTAAGCATTTACCTTTCCTAGGCGATTCCCTCACCCCAGAAATGGAACGGGTTAAGGAGGGGATGAAGCGGCTAGTGGTGCCCAAGGTGGGGGCGGTGATTGAAGAGTTGGGCTTCAAATATTTTGGCCCCATTGATGGTCACAACTTGCAGGAATTAATCGATACATTTAAGCAGGCCGAAAAGGTTCCTGGCCCGGTATTTGTCCATGTTTCCACCACTAAGGGTAAGGGTTACGATCTAGCAGAGAAGGATCAGGTGGGTTACCACGCCCAAAGTCCCTTTAATCTCTCCACCGGTAAGGCCTATCCTTCCAGTAAGCCCAAGCCCCCCAGTTACTCCAAGGTTTTTGCCCATACGTTAACCACCTTGGCTAAAGATAACCCCAAAATTATGGGTATTACAGCGGCTATGGCGACGGGGACAGGGCTGGATAAACTCCAGGCCAAGCTACCCAAACAGTATGTGGATGTAGGCATTGCGGAACAACATGCTGTTACCTTGGCGGCGGGCATGGCCTGCGAGGGCATGCGTCCGGTGGTGGCTATCTATTCCACCTTTTTGCAACGGGGTTACGACCAGATTATCCACGATGTTTGCATTCAGAAATTACCGGTGTTTTTCTGCCTAGACCGGGCGGGCATTGTGGGGGCGGATGGCCCTACCCACCAAGGGATGTATGACATTGCCTATCTCCGCTGCATCCCCAATTTGGCGATCATGGCGCCCAAGGATGAAGCAGAGCTACAACAAATGTTGGTCACAGGGGTTAACTACACCGATGGGGCGATCGCCATGCGTTATCCCCGGGGTAATGGCATTGGAGTGCCCCTGATGGAGGAAGGTTGGGAACCGTTGGAAATCGGTAAGGCCGAGCTTCTCCGTTCCGGCGATGATGTGCTTCTGTTGGGCTACGGCTCCATGGTCTATCCGGCTTTGCAAACGGCGGAATTGCTCCACGAACATGGCATCGAAGCGACGGTGGTTAATGCCCGCTTTGTGAAACCCTTGGATACGGAAATGATTTTGCCCTTGGCCCAGCGCATTGGCAAAGTGGTAACTATGGAAGAAGGCTGTTTGATGGGGGGCTTTGGTTCAGCGGTGGCGGAGGCTCTGATGGACAACAATGTACTAGTGCCCTTGAAACGCCTAGGGGTACCCGATATACTCGTTGACCATGCCACTCCGGAGCAATCCACAGTGGGTCTTGGCCTGACCCCGGCCCAGATGGCGGCGGACATTATGGCGTCCCTGTTCAAAGTTGAATCACCCGTAGCTCCTAGGGTTAGCTAG
- a CDS encoding DUF561 domain-containing protein, with the protein MNANLAQLHQALENRTALKVISGLNNFDSANVLAVGQAAQAGGATFVDIAADHQLIQQVRHAIDLPICVSAVEAELLAAAVAAGADLVEIGNFDSFYAQGRRFEGPEVLALTKATRQLLPHTLLSVTVPHILALDEQVQLAEALVAAGADIIQTEGGTSAEPHHPGVLGLIEKAAPTLAAAHAISRAVTVPVLCASGLSDVTVPMAIAAGASGVGVGSAINQLNDQVVMVAAVRRLADALVSQPVRVA; encoded by the coding sequence ATGAATGCAAACCTTGCCCAACTCCACCAGGCCCTGGAAAATCGTACCGCCTTAAAGGTAATTAGCGGTTTAAATAACTTCGATAGTGCTAATGTTTTAGCCGTGGGCCAGGCCGCCCAGGCTGGGGGAGCTACTTTTGTGGACATTGCCGCCGATCACCAATTGATCCAACAGGTACGCCACGCCATTGATTTGCCCATCTGTGTGTCAGCGGTGGAAGCAGAATTGTTAGCAGCAGCAGTGGCCGCCGGGGCTGACTTGGTAGAAATTGGTAACTTTGACAGTTTTTACGCCCAAGGTCGCCGTTTTGAAGGGCCAGAGGTGCTAGCCCTCACCAAGGCTACCCGTCAACTATTGCCTCATACTTTGCTCTCTGTCACCGTGCCCCACATCTTAGCCTTAGATGAACAGGTACAGTTGGCTGAAGCCTTAGTGGCCGCCGGAGCCGACATTATTCAAACCGAAGGTGGAACCAGTGCCGAACCCCATCACCCCGGAGTTTTAGGGCTGATTGAAAAAGCCGCCCCCACTTTGGCCGCCGCCCATGCCATCAGTCGAGCTGTCACTGTGCCCGTACTATGTGCCTCTGGCCTGTCCGATGTGACCGTTCCCATGGCGATCGCCGCTGGAGCCAGTGGAGTAGGGGTTGGTTCCGCCATTAACCAATTGAACGACCAAGTGGTCATGGTGGCCGCAGTCCGTCGCTTGGCCGATGCCTTAGTGTCCCAACCTGTCCGGGTTGCTTAG
- a CDS encoding photosystem II reaction center protein L encodes MDRNSNPNRQPVELNRTSLYLGLLLVAVLGILFSSYFFN; translated from the coding sequence ATGGACAGAAATTCAAACCCAAATCGCCAACCGGTGGAATTGAATCGTACTTCTTTATACCTGGGTCTATTGTTGGTGGCTGTGTTGGGGATTTTATTCTCCAGCTATTTCTTTAACTAA
- a CDS encoding photosynthesis system II assembly factor Ycf48, protein MPFKFPSLKFEQLKQLVLVAVIAVFCVSCSHVPDLGFNPWQEIVLETDSTFADIAFTEDQSHGWLVGTKETIFETTDGGDTWEQKLIDLGEEKASFSAVSFSGDEGWITGKPSILLHTTDGGQTWARIPLSEKLPGAPYSIIALGPQTAEMITDLGAIYKTTNGGKNWKALVEGAVGVARTIQRSPDGRYVAVSARGNFYSTWVPGQTEWTPHNRNSSRRLQTMGYGKDGQLWLLARGGQLQFSTDPDAEEWSDVIAPQDKGSWGLLDLSFRTPEEVWVAGASGNLLMSQDGGQTWAKDTGVEDIPANLYRVVFLSPEKGFVLGQDGILLKYNPTAEVAMVP, encoded by the coding sequence ATGCCGTTTAAATTCCCCAGTTTGAAGTTTGAGCAACTAAAGCAACTTGTCCTAGTGGCAGTCATTGCTGTTTTCTGCGTTAGCTGTAGCCATGTGCCGGACTTAGGTTTTAATCCTTGGCAGGAGATTGTCTTGGAAACAGATTCCACCTTTGCAGACATTGCTTTCACCGAAGACCAAAGCCACGGCTGGCTCGTGGGTACGAAGGAAACCATTTTTGAAACCACCGATGGCGGCGACACCTGGGAACAGAAGTTGATCGACCTAGGGGAAGAAAAGGCTAGTTTTTCCGCCGTTAGTTTCTCCGGTGACGAGGGGTGGATCACGGGTAAACCATCCATTCTGCTCCACACCACCGATGGTGGTCAAACCTGGGCCCGCATTCCCCTGAGCGAAAAATTGCCCGGCGCTCCCTACAGCATTATTGCCCTGGGACCCCAAACGGCGGAAATGATTACGGATTTGGGGGCCATCTATAAAACCACCAATGGGGGCAAAAACTGGAAAGCTTTGGTGGAGGGGGCCGTAGGAGTAGCTCGCACCATTCAACGATCGCCTGATGGCCGTTATGTGGCAGTGTCGGCCCGGGGTAATTTTTATTCCACCTGGGTTCCGGGGCAAACGGAATGGACTCCCCATAATCGGAATTCTTCCCGACGCTTGCAGACCATGGGCTATGGCAAAGACGGTCAACTATGGCTGTTGGCCCGGGGGGGACAACTCCAGTTCAGCACCGATCCCGATGCGGAGGAATGGAGTGATGTGATTGCACCCCAGGATAAGGGTAGTTGGGGCCTACTCGACCTGTCCTTCCGTACCCCTGAAGAAGTGTGGGTGGCGGGGGCCAGCGGTAACCTGTTGATGAGTCAGGACGGCGGACAAACCTGGGCTAAGGATACTGGGGTGGAGGATATTCCCGCCAATCTTTATCGGGTGGTGTTCCTCAGTCCGGAAAAAGGATTTGTGCTGGGACAAGACGGGATTTTGCTCAAATATAACCCCACCGCCGAGGTGGCCATGGTTCCCTAG
- a CDS encoding helix-turn-helix transcriptional regulator, which yields MPAIKTPDLKTKLFRGLSDSSRLAILHVLRARALTVNEIVERTGLTQSNVSNHLACLRCCDLVIREQQGRYMYYQLANDRIAQLLDLADELLSEVAEGVAQCQHYS from the coding sequence ATGCCTGCCATCAAAACCCCTGACCTAAAAACTAAACTATTTCGGGGGCTGTCCGACTCTTCCCGCTTAGCCATTCTCCATGTCCTCCGGGCTCGGGCGTTAACGGTGAACGAAATTGTTGAGCGCACTGGCCTGACCCAATCAAATGTTTCTAACCATCTGGCCTGCTTACGCTGTTGTGACCTAGTGATCCGTGAACAACAGGGGCGTTATATGTATTATCAGCTTGCCAATGACCGCATTGCCCAATTATTGGACTTAGCGGACGAACTGTTGTCTGAAGTGGCCGAAGGGGTGGCCCAATGTCAGCACTACAGTTAA
- the psbE gene encoding cytochrome b559 subunit alpha, translated as MSGTTGERPFSDIVTSIRYWVIHSITIPMLFIAGWLFVSTGLAYDAFGTPRPDEYFTQTRQELPILQERYDINQEIQEFNQ; from the coding sequence ATGTCAGGGACTACCGGCGAGCGTCCATTTTCCGATATTGTCACCAGCATTCGCTACTGGGTGATCCACAGCATCACCATTCCGATGTTGTTCATTGCTGGTTGGTTGTTTGTCAGCACGGGCTTAGCCTACGATGCTTTCGGCACTCCCCGCCCCGATGAGTATTTCACCCAGACCCGTCAAGAGTTGCCCATTCTCCAGGAACGCTACGACATTAATCAGGAAATTCAAGAGTTTAATCAATAA
- a CDS encoding Rpn family recombination-promoting nuclease/putative transposase, with product MLAELIPGLEESWEFAYSAPVIKEREFRLDGLFKPLSDNPQIPLVFAEAQMQTDRNFYGRYFAEVFLYLEQYQVQNTWRGLLILQNCEQDLGPPLPYEDLLEGRITRLYLSDLQNQQGLGANLALLQLLVLDRQASAAVGKRILHEAETDAEFQRRLTLIEAILANKFPDLTKEVIMQILDLKKIDITQSRFYQEIIQERLQEGLQKGRRNQPSILVLRLLKRRLGELSAVQVEKIQGLSIAELEDLGKRCWILPRW from the coding sequence ATGCTGGCGGAATTGATCCCCGGCCTCGAAGAAAGTTGGGAGTTTGCCTATAGTGCGCCGGTGATTAAGGAAAGGGAATTTCGTCTCGATGGATTGTTTAAACCTTTGTCTGATAATCCCCAAATACCGTTGGTGTTTGCAGAAGCCCAAATGCAAACTGATAGGAATTTCTACGGGCGGTATTTTGCCGAGGTGTTTCTCTATTTGGAGCAGTATCAAGTACAAAACACTTGGCGGGGCCTGTTAATTTTGCAAAATTGCGAACAGGATCTTGGCCCACCATTGCCCTATGAAGATTTGCTAGAGGGACGGATAACGAGATTGTATCTTAGTGATTTGCAAAACCAGCAGGGGTTGGGCGCAAATTTGGCTCTGTTGCAGTTGCTAGTGCTGGATCGACAGGCAAGTGCGGCGGTTGGTAAAAGAATTTTGCATGAAGCAGAGACGGACGCTGAATTTCAACGTCGACTAACTTTAATCGAAGCTATACTGGCCAATAAATTTCCCGATTTGACGAAGGAAGTCATCATGCAAATATTAGACTTGAAGAAAATAGATATTACCCAGTCCCGCTTTTATCAAGAAATTATCCAAGAAAGACTCCAAGAAGGTCTTCAAAAGGGTCGTCGAAATCAACCCTCGATCTTAGTGCTGCGTCTATTAAAACGTCGCTTAGGTGAATTATCCGCAGTTCAGGTAGAAAAAATTCAGGGATTATCGATCGCCGAATTAGAAGATTTGGGGAAGCGTTGTTGGATTTTACCGAGATGGTAG
- the psbF gene encoding cytochrome b559 subunit beta, with protein MATQNPNQPVTYPIFTVRWLAVHTLAVPSVFFVGAIAAMQFIQR; from the coding sequence ATGGCAACCCAAAATCCTAATCAACCGGTTACTTATCCCATTTTTACGGTGCGCTGGCTGGCGGTTCACACCCTGGCGGTGCCCTCTGTCTTCTTTGTCGGGGCGATCGCCGCGATGCAATTTATTCAACGCTAG
- a CDS encoding phospholipid carrier-dependent glycosyltransferase: MVKQILSKSWVVPLLLAMVWLGSNGLDRLWLAIDQTVPAWDQSNHLSYGLEYLQALRSPNLFRGEWWRSFWMLSPKYPPLTYIVNAPFQGLGSPGSDLALLSNWLWSGILILSVYGLGKKLFSREIGLWAVAIMVLIPRLIHSRLIVLLDSPLLAFTLLSFTCLTYWKEAKGLRAQWLWAIAAGVALGLGLLSKQSIIFYLFFPLVGLGLWTLGSKQWQRFAQLLVGLLASIPLWYPWYRTNWIYLFSTAQNSNAIPATLEGDPPINTLAAWTYYWQDLPNALSWVWLIPPLVGVILSLLNRFPASLQIPSWREAKPGLLWLGYYYGGTYLICSAIQNKDDRYILPYLPIVAIFLAFGLTRWCGRWLWVRWGTLAIAILVTLGNLFPIPGSNGIVQVLNPSVLFRPDFVLPAPNMDVITTAIETTPAQRINLGVIPNTPAVNPNTLNYYGAAADFRAYGRELSRNGEIIQQDQQNFDWFLTKTGDNYLADPVQVELGETIAQNADFAAVQAWPLPDGDELSLWHRRQPKVEVKLSQINTELPQLTKVDLPASAPPGQPVPITYHWQGNGDRLSEGIVLLTWENTANPDQVWFHDHAIGLGKLLPTDNGQGVEVIERTAMAPQADLPPGDYRLKGQWLDPSTMTAQPLPLPEITLNLDADAPALPAPPLDFVSQLYHLAQNLRQGITGLEPVFAQVDRINLYDPRHDYLRQGDASWTYRLSQNPVDPLSLTYGQVLARVLQENPPQAIAALQSLVRLDPKNPYAHAYLAFVYLYDWQGYQGEQALKPSLALAPDNAEINGLQAIALFMQGKIWPAWQTVQNSGLLN, from the coding sequence ATGGTTAAGCAAATTTTATCTAAATCCTGGGTAGTGCCTCTGCTATTGGCCATGGTGTGGCTTGGCAGCAACGGACTCGATCGCCTCTGGTTGGCCATAGACCAGACGGTGCCGGCCTGGGACCAGAGTAATCACCTATCCTATGGCCTGGAATATTTGCAAGCTCTACGATCGCCGAACCTTTTTAGAGGGGAATGGTGGCGGAGTTTTTGGATGCTTTCCCCCAAATATCCCCCTTTGACCTACATAGTCAATGCTCCTTTCCAGGGGCTGGGTAGCCCAGGGAGTGATCTAGCTTTACTAAGTAATTGGCTCTGGAGTGGCATTTTAATTCTCTCCGTCTACGGCTTGGGGAAAAAACTTTTCAGCCGGGAAATTGGCCTGTGGGCAGTGGCCATCATGGTTTTGATTCCCCGTTTAATCCATAGTCGTTTGATTGTGTTGCTGGACAGTCCGCTCCTGGCTTTTACCCTCTTGAGCTTTACCTGTCTGACCTATTGGAAAGAGGCCAAAGGTCTCCGTGCTCAATGGCTCTGGGCGATCGCCGCTGGAGTTGCGTTAGGGCTGGGTTTGCTCTCCAAACAAAGTATTATTTTCTATCTCTTTTTCCCCCTGGTAGGCTTGGGATTGTGGACTCTGGGGAGCAAACAATGGCAACGGTTCGCCCAATTGCTAGTGGGTTTACTAGCAAGCATTCCCCTTTGGTATCCCTGGTATCGCACCAACTGGATTTATCTGTTTAGCACCGCCCAAAATTCCAATGCTATTCCCGCCACTTTGGAGGGAGACCCTCCCATTAATACCCTGGCCGCTTGGACGTACTACTGGCAGGATTTACCCAATGCCCTGTCCTGGGTCTGGTTAATACCGCCTTTGGTGGGGGTGATTTTGTCCCTGCTCAATCGTTTTCCTGCTTCGTTGCAGATACCTAGCTGGCGGGAAGCGAAACCGGGGTTGCTGTGGCTGGGATATTACTACGGTGGCACCTATTTAATCTGTTCTGCTATTCAGAATAAGGATGACCGCTATATTTTGCCCTATCTGCCTATTGTGGCTATTTTTCTTGCCTTCGGTCTAACCCGTTGGTGTGGCCGTTGGTTATGGGTGCGTTGGGGCACGTTGGCGATCGCCATTTTGGTCACCCTGGGTAACTTATTTCCCATTCCTGGCAGTAATGGCATTGTCCAAGTCCTAAACCCATCGGTATTATTCCGTCCCGATTTCGTTTTGCCTGCTCCCAACATGGACGTCATTACCACTGCCATAGAAACCACCCCGGCGCAAAGGATTAATTTGGGCGTTATTCCCAACACCCCGGCGGTCAATCCTAATACGCTCAATTATTATGGTGCGGCGGCGGATTTTCGGGCCTATGGTCGGGAATTGAGTCGTAACGGGGAAATTATTCAACAGGATCAGCAAAATTTCGACTGGTTCTTGACCAAAACCGGAGATAACTATTTAGCCGACCCCGTACAAGTGGAATTGGGGGAAACCATTGCCCAGAATGCCGATTTTGCCGCTGTGCAAGCCTGGCCTTTGCCCGATGGTGATGAGTTGAGCCTCTGGCATCGCCGCCAACCCAAGGTAGAAGTTAAACTTAGTCAAATTAATACCGAATTGCCCCAATTGACCAAAGTTGATTTACCGGCCAGCGCTCCCCCCGGTCAACCTGTGCCGATCACCTACCATTGGCAAGGCAACGGCGATCGCCTCAGTGAAGGCATTGTTTTGCTCACTTGGGAAAATACGGCTAACCCAGATCAGGTTTGGTTCCATGACCATGCCATCGGTTTGGGGAAATTGCTTCCTACCGACAATGGCCAAGGCGTTGAAGTAATTGAAAGGACAGCCATGGCGCCCCAGGCGGATCTACCTCCGGGGGATTACCGTTTAAAAGGGCAATGGCTAGATCCCAGCACTATGACGGCCCAACCCTTACCTTTACCGGAGATTACCCTGAATTTGGATGCCGATGCCCCGGCTTTGCCTGCACCACCATTGGATTTTGTCAGCCAACTGTACCATCTAGCGCAAAATTTACGGCAGGGTATTACTGGATTAGAACCGGTTTTTGCCCAGGTGGACCGCATTAATTTATACGATCCCCGCCACGATTATCTGCGTCAAGGGGATGCTAGTTGGACCTATCGCCTCAGCCAGAACCCCGTTGATCCCCTCAGTTTGACCTATGGCCAGGTTTTAGCCCGGGTGCTACAGGAAAATCCTCCCCAGGCGATCGCCGCTTTGCAGTCCTTAGTCAGACTGGATCCCAAAAATCCCTATGCCCATGCCTATTTAGCCTTTGTTTACCTCTATGACTGGCAGGGATACCAAGGCGAACAAGCCCTAAAACCCTCTCTGGCCCTGGCCCCGGATAATGCGGAAATCAATGGTCTCCAGGCGATCGCCCTATTCATGCAGGGAAAAATTTGGCCCGCTTGGCAAACAGTGCAAAATTCTGGCTTGCTTAATTAG